The DNA window CGTTCTCCTCTCGAGGAGCTCCTCTCCAACCTCTGGGCACAGCTCCTCTCCCTTCCTCGCGTCGGCGTCGACGACAACTTCTTCGACCTCGGTGGCCACTCTCTCCTCGCCACCCAGCTCGTCTCTCGCGTCCGCGAAACCCTTCGCATCGAGCTCCCCCTCCGCGACCTCTTCTCCAACCCCACTGTCGCCTCTCTCGCTCGCGTCCTCTCCGCTTCTCTCTCTGGCGCCCAGGCCCCCATCTCCCCTTCTCCCAGGGACTCCCGCCTTCCCCTCTCCTTCGCCCAGCAGCGCCTCTGGCTCATCGACCAGCTCCAGCCGGGCAGCCCCGCCTACAACGTCCCTCTCGCCATCCATCTCTCTGGCGAGCTCTCCCTCCCCTCCCTTCAGCGCGCTCTCGACGCTCTTGTTGAACGTCACGAGTCCCTCCGCACTTCCTTCGCGCTCCACGGCGGCCACCCCTTCCAGCTCATCGCGCCTTCCCTCTCGCTGCCGCTGACGTGTGTGGATCTGCGGCAGGTCCCTGTCGATGAGCGCGAGGAGCGACTCACGCAGCTCTCCGAGGAGGAAGCGCGTCAGCCGTTCGACCTGAGCCGGGGCCCCCTGGTGCGAGTCGCCCTGCTTCGTGCGGACGACAGGAAGCACATCCTGCTGCTGACGATGCATCACATCGTCTCGGATGGCTGGTCCATGGATGTGCTCTTCCGCGAGCTGAACGCCCTCTACACGGCGTTCACGCGCGACGAGTCCTCGCCCCTGGCACCCATGCCCATCCAGTACGCCGACTTCGCCGTGTGGCAGCGGCAGTGGCTCCAGGGCGAGCGCCTCGAGGCCCAGCTCACGTATTGGAAGGAACAGCTCTCGGGAGCGCCGCCGTTCCTGCCACTGCCAACGGACTTCCCCCGCCCCGCGATCCAGTCCCTCCAGGGCGCGGTCGCAAGACGCGGCCTGCCGCTCGCGCTGCTCGACTCACTGAAGCGCCTCGGCAAGAAGGAGGGCACGACCCTCTTCATGACGCTGCTCGCGGGCTTCCAGGTGCTCCTGCGTCGCTACAGCGGACAAACGGACATCAGCGTCGGGACCCCCATCGCGAACCGCAACCGCGCGGAGCTCGAGGGCCTCATTGGATTCTTCGTCAACTCGCTGGTGATGCGCACCGACGTCTCCGGAGCGCCGTCCTTCCGCGAGCTGCTCCGTCGCGTCCGGGAGGTCGCGCTCGGCGCCTATGCGCACCAGGATGTGCCCTTCGAGCAGGTCGTCGAAGCCCTTCAGCCCGAGCGGGACCCAAGCTACTCACCGCTCTTCCAGGTGATGTTCGCGCTACAGAGTGGCGCCGAGCAGTCACCGTCCGCGTCGTCCCTGACGATGGAATCGAAGGAGCTTCGGACGCACACGTCGAAGTTCGACCTCATCCTCGCCACGGTGGAGACCCCCGAGGGGTTGGACTGCGCCGTCGAGTACAACACCGACCTGTTCACGGCGGCCACCATCGACCGGCTGATGGGTCACTTCCAGACGCTGCTCACCGCCGCGGCGGAGCAACCCGATACCCGCATCACCTCACTCCCGCTCATCACGGACGTCGAGCGGAAGCAATTGGTCGTCGACTGGAACAACACGTCCACCGACTTCCCCCGCCAGCACTGCATCCACGAGCTGTTCTCCGCACAGGCGCGCGCGACGCCGCACGCGCTCGCGGTCCGCTACGGGGAAGAGTCCCTCACCTACGCCCAGCTCGAAGCTCGGGCCAATCAGCTCGCGTGGCATCTCCAGTCCCTGGGTGTTGTCACCGACATGCTGGTGGGGCTCTACCTGGAGCGCTCGCCGTCACTCATCGTCGCGATGCTCGCCTGCCTGAAGGCAGGAGGCGCCTATCTGCCGTTGGATACCTCGTATCCGCCCGAGCGCCTCTCCTTCATGCTCCGGGATGCACGAGCCCCCATCCTCATCACCACGCAGGCACTCTCCGGCGGACTCTCCTCCGCGAGTGACGTCCACGTGCTGGAGCTGGACACTCACGAGGAGGCCTTCTCCAAGCACCCCACCTACGCGCCGCCCGCATCGACGCAACCTTCGCATCTGGCGTACGCCATCTACACGTCGGGCTCGACGGGCCAGCCCAAGGGCATCGTCGTCCCCCACCTCGGCGTCGTCCGCCTCGTCCGCGACTCCGACTACATCCAGCTCTCTCCTCAAGACCGCGTCGCCCAGGTCTCCAACGCCTCCTTCGACGCCGCCACCTTCGAAATCTGGGGCGCTCTCCTCAACGGCGCTCTCCTCGTCGGTGTCCCTCGCGACGTCTCCCTCTCTCCTCCCCTCTTCGTCCAGCTCCTCCGCCAAGAGGCCATCTCCACCCTCTTCCTCACCACCGCCCTCTTCAACCAGCTCGCCCACCACGCCCCCAACGCCTTCTCCACGTTGGCCACCGTCCTCTTCGGTGGTGAGCTCGTCGACCCGGACGTCGTCCGCTCCGTCCTTCTCCACGGCCCTCCCTCCCGCCTCCTCCACGTCTACGGGCCCACCGAGAACACCACCTTCAGCACCTGGCACCTCATCTCCTCTCCCCCTCCTCCTCGCCACACCGTCCCCATCGGCAGGCCCCTCGCCAACTCCTCCGCGCTCGTCCTCGACGGCGCCCTCCAGCCTGTCCCTGTCGGTGTCCCGGGTGAGCTCTACGTCGGTGGTGATGGCCTCGCGCGCGGCTACCTCCACCAGCCCAGCCTCACCGCTGAGCGCTTCGTCGCTCATCCCTTCCTCCCCCACGCTCGCCTCTACAAGACAGGCGACCTCGTCCGGCTCCTCCCTGACGGCTCCATCGAGTTCCTCGGCCGCTCCGACTTCCAGGTGAAGATTCGCGGCTTCCGCATCGAGCTCGGTGAAATCGAAGCCGCTCTGCTTCGCCACCCCTCTCTCAACGACTGCGTCGTCCTCGCTCGCGAGGACTCTCCAGGCAACCGTCGCCTCGTCGCCTACTTCTCCTCCTCCACTCCCCCCTCCTCCGCCGAGCTGCGCGAGTTCCTCAAGCGCTCCCTCCCGGAGTACATGCTCCCCTCCGTCTTCCTCTGCCTCACCTCCCTTCCCCTCTCTCCCAACGGCAAGGTCGACAGGAAGGCGCTCCCCTCTCCCGACTCCTCCAACGTCTCTGACTCCTACGTCGCGCCTCGTTCTCCTCTCGAGGAGCTCCTCTCCAACCTCTGGGCACAGCTCCTCTCCCTTCCTCGCGTCGGCGTCGACGACAACTTCTTCGACCTCGGTGGCCACTCCCTCCTCGCCACCCAGCTCGTCTCTCGCGTCCGCGAAACCCTTCGCATCGAGCTCCCCCTCCGCGACCTCTTCTCCAACCCCACTGTCGCGTCTCTCGCTCGCGTCCTCTCCGCTTCCCTCTCCGGCGCCCAGTCCCCCATCTCCCCTTCTCCCAGGGACTCTCGGCTTCCCCTCTCCTTCGCCCAGCAGCGCCTCTGGCTCATCGACCAGCTCCAGCCTGGCAGCCCCGCCTACAACGTCCCTCTCGCCATCCATCTCTCTGGCGAGCTCTCCCTCCCCTCCCTTCAGCGCGCTCTCGACGCTCTTGTTGAACGTCACGAGTCCCTCCGCACTTCCTTCGCGCTCCACGGCGGCCACCCCTTCCAGCTCATCGCGCCTTCCCTCTCGCTGCCGCTGGCGCTGATAGACCTCTCCGCCGAGCCAGGCTCCGACGAACGCGCGCGAGCACTCGCGCTGGAGGAGGCACAGCGGCCCTTCAACCTCGCGAGAGGCCCCGTCATCCGCGCGACGCTGCTGCGGACCGCGCCTCTGCGCCACGTGCTGCTGCTGACGATGCATCACATCGTGTCGGATGGTTGGTCCCTGGAAGTGCTCTTCCGTGAGCTGAGCGCCCTCTACACGGCGTTCACCCGTGACGAGTCCTCGCCCCTGGCGTCGATGCCCATCCAGTACGCCGACTTCGCCGTGTGGCAGCACCAGTGGCTGCACGGAGAGCGCCTCGACGCGCAGCTCGCGTACTGGAAGGAGCATCTCACGGGAGCACCGTCCTTCCTCCCGCTGCCGACAGACTTCCCGCGGCCCGCCTCCCAGTCCTTCCGGGGCGCCGTCGAGGGAATCACGCTCCCGCCCGCGCTCCTCGAATCACTCGTGCGCCTCAGTCGGAAGGAGGGCACGACCCTCTTCATGACGTTGCTCGCGGGCTTCCAGCTCCTGCTCGCGCGCTACTCAGGGCAGGACGACATCAGCGTCGGCACGGCCATCGCGAACCGCAACCGGGCGGAGCTCGAGGGCCTCATCGGCTTCTTCGTGAACTCGCTGGTGATGCGCACCCGGCTGTCCGGCGAGCCCACCTTCCGCGAGCTGCTGCGTCGCGTCCGCGAGGTGTCTTTGGGCGCCTACGCCCACCAGGACGTCCCCTTCGAACAGGTCGTCGAGGCGCTCCAAGTCCCAAGAGACCCTCGCTACTCGCCCCTCTACCAGGTCCGCTTCAACCTGCAGGACAGTCCCTATGGCCACTTGAAGATGGCGGGGCTCGACGTGTCGATGCTGGAGACGGAGTGGAACTACACCAAGTTCGACCTCCACCTCTTCATGAGCGCGACAGCCGAGGGACTCCAGACGTCCTTCGCCTACAGCACGGACCTGTTCAAGCCGGAGACCATTCGTCGGATGCTCGGCCACCTCGGGCAACTCCTGGAGAACGTCGCCGCCAACCCGGACGCCCTCATCACCTCCGTGCCCCTGCTGACGGAGGCAGAGCAACAGCAGCTCAAACTGTGGAACACGTCCACGGGCACGAAAGCCCCCTCGCAGTGCTTCCACGCCCGGTTCGAGCAACAAGCCAAGGCCACTCCGCAAGCCACCGCGCTCGTTTCCGAGGACCAGTCCCTCACGTATCAACAGCTCAACGAGCGAGCCAACCAGCTCGCCGCGCACCTGCAATCGCTCGGCGTGGGACCTGACCGCGTGGTCGGCCTGTATCTGGAACGTTCGATTGAGCTGCTCGTGGGGTTGCTCGCCATCCTCAAGGCAGGCGGCGCCTACCTGCCCATGGACCCGGGGCTCCCCCAGGAGCGACTCGCGTTCATGATGTCGGACCAGCGCCTTCCCGTGGTGCTCACGCAGGAGTCCCTGCGCGCGTCGATTCCGCCTGGCGAGGCGCGAGTCTTCTGCGTCGACTCGCAATGCGAGGAGCTCGCGAAGCTGTCGCACTCGAATCCGCCCGTCACGGTCGAGCCGCATCACCTCGTCTACGTCATCTACACGTCCGGCTCCACGGGCCAGCCCAAGGGCGTCGGCATCACCCACGGCAACCTGAGCCACTACCTGTCGGGAATCGAGCGCGTCCTCGATGTGCCCGCGGGGCTTCGCTACGCCACCGTGTCCACATTCGCCGCGGACCTGGGCAACACCATGGTCTTCCCCGCGCTCGCGACAGGCGGAGCACTCCACATCATCTCCGACGCGTGCGCCACCAATCCCGAGGCCATGGCCGAGTACATGAACTCGCGGGGCATCGACTGCCTCAAGATTGTCCCCTCGCACCTGACCGCGCTGCTCACCGCGTCCCGGCCCGAGCACGTCCTGCCGCGACAGCGACTCGTCCTCGGCGGGGAGGCGTCTCGATGGGAGCTGATGGAGCGGGTGCAATCACTGGCCCCCGACTGCCGCGTCATCAACCATTATGGCCCCACGGAGACGACCATCGGCGTGTTGACGTGGGCCGTGCCGCCACGCCTCGCCACCAGGCCCGCCCCCACCGTGCCGCTCGGCTTCCCTATCGGAGCCACCACCACTCACGTCCTCGATGCCCACCGGCAGGCCGTACCCGTCGGTGTTCCCGGTGAGCTGTTCATCGGAGGCCCGGGAGTCACGCGCGGCTACCTCGGACGTCCCGAGCTGACCGCCGAGCGCTTCGTGATGCTGGGCGAGGAGCGTGTCTACAAGACGGGAGACGTCGTGAGGCGGCTCGCGGATGGAGCCCTTGAGTTCCTCGGCCGCATCGACCACCAGGTGAAGATTCGCGGCTTCCGAATCGAGCTGGGGGAAATCGAGGCCATCCTCTGCCAGCAGCCCGAGGTGCGTGACGCCGTGGTGCTAGCGCGAGAGGACGCCGTGGGAACGAAGCGGCTCGTCGCCTATCTGGTCCCCCACTCCGGCCAGGCGCTCAACACCGAGCCACTGCGGGAGCGACTCACCCAGCAGATGCCGGAGTACATGGTGCCGGCGGTCTTCATGGTGCTGGAGGCCCTGCCCCTCACGGCCAACGGCAAGGTGGACCGCAAGGCGCTCCCCGAGCCCGTGAGCCCCAGCGCCGCGAGCCCGACGCCCGAGCAGGCGCCCCAGTCGCCCACCGAGCAGCTCCTCGCGAGCATCTGGCAGGAGGTGCTGCGCGTGGAGCATGTGAGCTCGACGGACAACTTCTTCAAGCTGGGAGGAGACTCCATCCTCAGCATCATGGTGGTCGCCAAGGCCATCCAGGCGGGTCTGCGGCTCACGCCGCTCGACATCCTGGAGTGCCAGAATCTCGCGGACCTCGCCGCGCGAGTGCACAGCCCGGATGAGCCCGCGGATGAGCAGACGGTGTCCGGCTCGTTGCCACTCACGCCCATCCAGAATCGCTTCTTCGAGCTCTATCCGACGAACCGGCACCACTGGAACCAGGCGTTCATGTTCGAGGTGCACAAGCCGCTGTCACTCGCGCAGATGGAGGAGGCGGTGCGGAGGCTGGTGCGGCACCACGATTCGCTCCGCCTGCGCTTCGTCCAGGGAGCAGCGGGCTGGGAGCAGTCGTACGCCAGCCTCGAGGTGACAGTGCCCTTCAGCCACCACGACTTGAGCGCCCTGCCCTCCTCCGAGCGTGTGCGGGAACAGGAGCGACAGGCGACCTCGCTCCAGAAGAGCCTGAACCTCTCCGAGGGCCCGCTCCTGCGCGTGGCCTTCTTCGACTGGGGACAGGAGCAGCCTGGGAGGCTGCTGCTCATCATCCATCACCTGGCCACGGATGGGATTTCGTGGCGGGTGCTGATGGAAGACCTCCAAACGCTCTGGGAGCAGCTTGCCGCCGGGAAGGAGCCGAGGCTTCCCTCCAAGACCACGTCGTACCAGGAGTGGGCGAGGAAGCTGTCGGAGTACTCGCAGTCAGACAAGGCCCGCCAGGAGCTTCCCGTGTGGACTTCGGAGGCCTACAGCCGGGTGGCGCCCATTCCCCGGGACTTCCCCGAGGGGCGCAACATCGAGGGCTCGACGAGACTGGTAGAGGGTGCGCTCACGCAGGAGGAGACGCGCGTGTTGCTGCATCGGATGCGTGATGTGCACGGCGTCAACGTGGACCACGTGCTGCTGGCGGCGCTTGTGAGAGCACTCACGGAGTGGACGGGCCGCAAGGCGCATCTGCTGGAGCTGGACAACCACGGCCGCGAGTCGATTCTTGATGGCGTGGAGCTGTCGCGCTCGGTGGGCTGGTTCACGGCGCTGAGCCCCGTGGTGGTTGAGGAGCCCGCGGAGGCCACTGTTGGAGCGCTCCTTCAGGCCGTGAAGGAACAGCTCCAGGCAGTGCCCAATCGAGGCGTGGGCTTCGGAGCGTTGCGGTACCTGAGCCGGGACACGACGGTGCGAGAGCAGCTCGCGCGGCTACCGAGGACCGAGGTGTGCTTCAACTATCTGGGCCACTTCGACCTCGTGCGTTCAGGCAACGCCGCCCTGCGACCCGCGTCAGAGTCCGTCGGTCCCGAGCGAGGACTGGACGGCCCGCGCTCGCGAGTGCTGGACATCACGGCCTATGTCTCCGAGGGCACCTTCCACCTCGTGTGGGCCTACAGTGAGAACCTTCATGAGCGAGCGACACTCGAGAAGCTGTCCTCTGCCTACTTGACGCACCTGAGGGCACTGCTCGCCACGGCGGGCTCCACGTAACCTGAGGAGGCTCACCGGACAGGGACTCCGCCTCCATCCGAGGCGGGTCGGGTCACACAAGCCCAACTCCACGCAGCATCGAGCAGAGATTCCGGAGGGCCCTTTTTGAGAGCACACGGCACTCAACCTCGAAAGTCGTGATTCGCGACCAGGTTGAGGAACTGGCAGAAATGAACCAGGCGAGAAGAGGCGGCAGGGGGGCCTCTCGCTCGGGGCTGTGAGCACGGAAGACCTGCGAGCGAAAGACTCTGCCCGAGAGTAAAGGCAGGTAGAGATTGAAGCGAAAGCAGCGACAGGCGCGGAGCCTCGTGCCCCGCCGTCAACCGGGCCGAGGAGTGCGCGACCTCTCTATTGCCCTCAATGTGATCGCATCGAGCATGTGTGGCTCGGACTGCACGCCGACGTCACCACTGCCGCACCATGGACCGGCAAATGGCCCACGTGAGGCCCCTCCTCGCCGCTCGTGCCGCCCGGCGCTCCGCGATTCAATCCCTGCACCGCGCCAACCCCAGGCGCACGACCCGAGGGGGGGGGGAGGAACACAATTCACGATTTGATATACATCCCATTCTGACTTGGAATTCTACCTTCACAATCCTCAACGAACCGCAGCCCATTCCTGTCGGCTCACATTCGTTCTCGACTCGTCTCTCAACAACACTCGCACCGGCATCAGGCAGTCCAGTGCACCGCTGTGCGCATGCATCGGCGAGTTAATGCCCGTCGCGCGTTGTCTGGCTGCAACAAGACAGATACGCCCTTTACACACCAACAAGCGCCAGCATATGATTGCATCCAGCAAACAGACACCCGCAACACCGACAAACAACCGGGCGACGAGACTAGAATCTCGCGCAACTCCGCAGCCGCTCAAGGAACCCTCATGGCAATCAAGCTCACGGCCGCACCCTTTGTTTTCGCACTCCTGCTGATTGGCCTTCACTCGACCGACGTCGAGGCAGCAAGCACGCAGGGAACCATTCAAAACATGCAGGTTGATGCGAAGGGGAACTTCACTTTCACCCTGACGGGCACTCCGAACCTTTGCGCCAATGGAAACCTCGCGAACAACCGTGGTTCGGTTATCGTGGGAGTGCGAGGCGTTACTGCGGAAGGAGCCCGAGCCATCCACGCGACCTTGATGTCGGCATTTCTGTCCGGGAAGAGCGTCGTCATCATTACTGACGAAACCGTGACCACGACGGGCTGGGGCTGCACGGTCTACGCCGTAGACATCTTCTAGCCACCCACTCATGCCCTGGCACTCACTCCGAGCAAGCACCCTCGGAGCCATTTCTTGAGAGCCCCACTCCACAACGGCGGCTACTTCAAACGATGGTCACATGAACAAACGCTACCGTTTCTGCTCTCTCCCAGCAGGACTCGTCGCCGCCACACTCATCTCGTGTGGAGCCAGTCCCGAAGATGTTGCCACGCCTGATACTGCGCAACAAGGCACCCACCGAGCCGGCTTGTACTATGATGAGTATGCGCTCTGGTGGAGTCGAACAAATGGTGAAACGCCGATTACGGTCTGTTGGGAAACCGCTGGCTTCGCCCACGAAAAAGCACTGGTTCGGAACGCGATCCACAGAACGTGGGCTTTTGTTGGCCATTTTGACTTCAAAGAGTGGACGGATTGCACATCCGACTATTCCGGCATCAGAATCGAGATTTCGGATGAGAGGTCCCACACCTCGGGACTCGGCACTCACATCCAGAACGTCTCATCTGGGATGGTGCTGAACTTCACCTTCAACAACTGGAACCAGAATTGTCAAAACACCCTCGAATCATGCATCGAGTCCCTCGCTGTCCATGAATTTGGTCATGCCCTCGGGTTTGCCCATGAAGCCAACCGCCCCGACACTCCGTCCTCGTGTAATAGCCCGCAAGGCTCCAATGGAACAGCCACTGTTGGGGCGTGGGACCTTTCATCCGTCATGAACTATTGCAACCCAAGATACAACAATAACGGCCGCCTCAGCGCCACCGACATTGTCGGTGTCAGGCAAATCTACCATGTTGGGCCACGGTACATCGCGGCTGTTGCTGTCACGAACCTCCTCTGAACGAGCTGCTTCGCTGTTGCCGGGTGGGAGCGAATGCTCGGGGCCAGGGCAACCGCAGCGAAGCAACGCGGGAATGCAACGCGCTGACGATGACTCCGCGTCAGCGTCCCTTCCCTCTCGCTCTGCGCCCCCTGCCCCTCATCGCGCACCTGTCCTTCCGATGTTCGTCACGGCCAGGGTGGCGAGCGTCGCAGCAGCGCCCCCGGGGTATGTCCTGTCAGGCCGCGGAAGTCGGAGATGAGGTGGGCCTGGTCGTAGTAGCCCGTGGCGGCGGCGATGGCGCCCCAGTCCGGCGTGGCCACCCGCCGCGAGGCCCGGAGGGCGCGCTGCAGGCGCACCACGCGCGCGTAGGCCTTGGGGCCCAGTCCCACCACATCCTCGAAGGCCCGTCGGAGCTGGCGATCACTGACGCCCAGGTCCTTCGCCAGCGCGTCCACGCGGGGCAGCTCGCGCGCCTGGGCGATGACTCGCACAGCGCGGCGGACGACGTGGGCGGAGGGCGGCTCGAACACCTCGCCTCCGCGCAGGCGCGCCTCGAGCGTTTCCTGGAGCACGCCAAGCTTCCCCTCCAGGCTGGGACGCTCGTGCAGCCGCTCCCGCAGCCAGCTCCCCTCCCGCCCCCACAGCCTGTCGAGGTGGATGACGCGGTTGGTGAGTTCCCCCATGGGGACCCCGAAGAAGGGGTAGGCGCCCGCGACCTTGAAGCGCACGGCAATGGCCACGGGCGGCACGTCCGCGCCTCCCTTCTGGAGTGGCATCAGGCGGGTGCCGATGACGTAGGCGTCCCCGTGGGTGTCGTCGAGCCGGACGATGAGCTCGGACTCGCCATCCGGGAGGCGGACATAGGATGACGCCTGCTCGCCGCGGGTGACAGCGCGAAGGCCGCGCACGAAGCTCGCGAGCAGCCCTCGAGGAGCGACCTGAAGCGACGGAGCGGTCACCCGGAAAGCATGGGGCACGGTGGCCGGGGATTCAATCCACGGGGGCGCGGATGGCCGATTTCTCCAATC is part of the Myxococcus landrumus genome and encodes:
- a CDS encoding helix-turn-helix domain-containing protein, with protein sequence MPHAFRVTAPSLQVAPRGLLASFVRGLRAVTRGEQASSYVRLPDGESELIVRLDDTHGDAYVIGTRLMPLQKGGADVPPVAIAVRFKVAGAYPFFGVPMGELTNRVIHLDRLWGREGSWLRERLHERPSLEGKLGVLQETLEARLRGGEVFEPPSAHVVRRAVRVIAQARELPRVDALAKDLGVSDRQLRRAFEDVVGLGPKAYARVVRLQRALRASRRVATPDWGAIAAATGYYDQAHLISDFRGLTGHTPGALLRRSPPWP
- a CDS encoding M57 family metalloprotease; the protein is MNKRYRFCSLPAGLVAATLISCGASPEDVATPDTAQQGTHRAGLYYDEYALWWSRTNGETPITVCWETAGFAHEKALVRNAIHRTWAFVGHFDFKEWTDCTSDYSGIRIEISDERSHTSGLGTHIQNVSSGMVLNFTFNNWNQNCQNTLESCIESLAVHEFGHALGFAHEANRPDTPSSCNSPQGSNGTATVGAWDLSSVMNYCNPRYNNNGRLSATDIVGVRQIYHVGPRYIAAVAVTNLL
- a CDS encoding non-ribosomal peptide synthetase, which translates into the protein MSKFSDRILNAKARASLAALKKDAPAQKAIIPSTGRGNQVPLSSAQRRLWFLDRLEPGQAQYNVPIFVRLQGPLDERALRAALNQLLRRHESLRTCFTVQKDEPLQLIAEELTLELDIVDLGHLPDDEREQRIRELSTAESRKPFDLSLAPLVRATLLRAGPEDHVLLLAMHHIVSDGWSMSVFFFELGALYSAIRLGTEPTLPPLKLQYADFALWHNEWLRGDAFREQLEYWKKQLAGAPPLLTLPTDRPRLPVKRNQGAAVRISIPAEEVHALKKVSREERTTLFMTVLSLFKVLLGRYAGQTDISVGTPIANRNRPELEGLIGFFVNTLVLRTDLSGAPTFRQLIQRVREVSLGAYGNQDLPFEHVVEALHPERNLGQNPLFQVMFSLQESATASASLDGLALTPLSVETGTSKFDLLMALEETPAGITGELEYDTDLFDAATIERMLGHFRTLLTAAAAQPDTCISSLPLLTDVERNQLVVDWNNTSTDFPRQHCIHELFSAQAYASPNALAVRYGEESLTYAQLEAQANQLAWHLQSLGVVPDTLVGLYLERSPSLIVAMLACLKAGGAYLPLDTAYPAERLALMLRDSRAPLLLTTRALAGAIQPPEGVRVLCLEELAPTLVKLPTRAPSTRTTPSNLAYAIYTSGSTGQPKGIVVPHLGVVRLVRDSDYIHLSPQDRVAQVSNASFDAATFEIWGALLNGALLVGVPRDVSLSPPLFVQLLRQEAISTLFLTTALFNQLAHHAPNAFSTLATVLFGGELVAPDVVRSVLLHGPPSRLLHVYGPTENTTFSTWHLISSPPPPRHTVPIGRPLANSSALVLDGALQPVPVGVPGELYVGGEGLARGYLHQPSLTAERFVAHPFLPHARLYKTGDLVRLLPDGSIEFLGRSDFQVKIRGFRIELGEIEAALLRHPSLNDCVVLAREDSPGNRRLVAYFSSSTPPSSAELREFLKRSLPEYMLPSVFLCLTSLPLSPNGKVDRKALPSPDSSNVSDSYVAPRSPLEELLSNLWAQLLSLPRVGVDDNFFDLGGHSLLATQLVSRVRETLRIELPLRDLFSNPTVASLARVLSASLSGAQAPISPSPRDSRLPLSFAQQRLWLIDQLQPGSPAYNVPLAIHLSGELSLPSLQRALDALVERHESLRTSFALHGGHPFQLIAPSLSLPLTCVDLRQVPVDEREERLTQLSEEEARQPFDLSRGPLVRVALLRADDRKHILLLTMHHIVSDGWSMDVLFRELNALYTAFTRDESSPLAPMPIQYADFAVWQRQWLQGERLEAQLTYWKEQLSGAPPFLPLPTDFPRPAIQSLQGAVARRGLPLALLDSLKRLGKKEGTTLFMTLLAGFQVLLRRYSGQTDISVGTPIANRNRAELEGLIGFFVNSLVMRTDVSGAPSFRELLRRVREVALGAYAHQDVPFEQVVEALQPERDPSYSPLFQVMFALQSGAEQSPSASSLTMESKELRTHTSKFDLILATVETPEGLDCAVEYNTDLFTAATIDRLMGHFQTLLTAAAEQPDTRITSLPLITDVERKQLVVDWNNTSTDFPRQHCIHELFSAQARATPHALAVRYGEESLTYAQLEARANQLAWHLQSLGVVTDMLVGLYLERSPSLIVAMLACLKAGGAYLPLDTSYPPERLSFMLRDARAPILITTQALSGGLSSASDVHVLELDTHEEAFSKHPTYAPPASTQPSHLAYAIYTSGSTGQPKGIVVPHLGVVRLVRDSDYIQLSPQDRVAQVSNASFDAATFEIWGALLNGALLVGVPRDVSLSPPLFVQLLRQEAISTLFLTTALFNQLAHHAPNAFSTLATVLFGGELVDPDVVRSVLLHGPPSRLLHVYGPTENTTFSTWHLISSPPPPRHTVPIGRPLANSSALVLDGALQPVPVGVPGELYVGGDGLARGYLHQPSLTAERFVAHPFLPHARLYKTGDLVRLLPDGSIEFLGRSDFQVKIRGFRIELGEIEAALLRHPSLNDCVVLAREDSPGNRRLVAYFSSSTPPSSAELREFLKRSLPEYMLPSVFLCLTSLPLSPNGKVDRKALPSPDSSNVSDSYVAPRSPLEELLSNLWAQLLSLPRVGVDDNFFDLGGHSLLATQLVSRVRETLRIELPLRDLFSNPTVASLARVLSASLSGAQSPISPSPRDSRLPLSFAQQRLWLIDQLQPGSPAYNVPLAIHLSGELSLPSLQRALDALVERHESLRTSFALHGGHPFQLIAPSLSLPLALIDLSAEPGSDERARALALEEAQRPFNLARGPVIRATLLRTAPLRHVLLLTMHHIVSDGWSLEVLFRELSALYTAFTRDESSPLASMPIQYADFAVWQHQWLHGERLDAQLAYWKEHLTGAPSFLPLPTDFPRPASQSFRGAVEGITLPPALLESLVRLSRKEGTTLFMTLLAGFQLLLARYSGQDDISVGTAIANRNRAELEGLIGFFVNSLVMRTRLSGEPTFRELLRRVREVSLGAYAHQDVPFEQVVEALQVPRDPRYSPLYQVRFNLQDSPYGHLKMAGLDVSMLETEWNYTKFDLHLFMSATAEGLQTSFAYSTDLFKPETIRRMLGHLGQLLENVAANPDALITSVPLLTEAEQQQLKLWNTSTGTKAPSQCFHARFEQQAKATPQATALVSEDQSLTYQQLNERANQLAAHLQSLGVGPDRVVGLYLERSIELLVGLLAILKAGGAYLPMDPGLPQERLAFMMSDQRLPVVLTQESLRASIPPGEARVFCVDSQCEELAKLSHSNPPVTVEPHHLVYVIYTSGSTGQPKGVGITHGNLSHYLSGIERVLDVPAGLRYATVSTFAADLGNTMVFPALATGGALHIISDACATNPEAMAEYMNSRGIDCLKIVPSHLTALLTASRPEHVLPRQRLVLGGEASRWELMERVQSLAPDCRVINHYGPTETTIGVLTWAVPPRLATRPAPTVPLGFPIGATTTHVLDAHRQAVPVGVPGELFIGGPGVTRGYLGRPELTAERFVMLGEERVYKTGDVVRRLADGALEFLGRIDHQVKIRGFRIELGEIEAILCQQPEVRDAVVLAREDAVGTKRLVAYLVPHSGQALNTEPLRERLTQQMPEYMVPAVFMVLEALPLTANGKVDRKALPEPVSPSAASPTPEQAPQSPTEQLLASIWQEVLRVEHVSSTDNFFKLGGDSILSIMVVAKAIQAGLRLTPLDILECQNLADLAARVHSPDEPADEQTVSGSLPLTPIQNRFFELYPTNRHHWNQAFMFEVHKPLSLAQMEEAVRRLVRHHDSLRLRFVQGAAGWEQSYASLEVTVPFSHHDLSALPSSERVREQERQATSLQKSLNLSEGPLLRVAFFDWGQEQPGRLLLIIHHLATDGISWRVLMEDLQTLWEQLAAGKEPRLPSKTTSYQEWARKLSEYSQSDKARQELPVWTSEAYSRVAPIPRDFPEGRNIEGSTRLVEGALTQEETRVLLHRMRDVHGVNVDHVLLAALVRALTEWTGRKAHLLELDNHGRESILDGVELSRSVGWFTALSPVVVEEPAEATVGALLQAVKEQLQAVPNRGVGFGALRYLSRDTTVREQLARLPRTEVCFNYLGHFDLVRSGNAALRPASESVGPERGLDGPRSRVLDITAYVSEGTFHLVWAYSENLHERATLEKLSSAYLTHLRALLATAGST